From Streptomyces sp. SAI-135:
GCCACCTTGCCCATATCTTCACATCCCACGCGTACCGCCCCGGCCGGGCCGACGAGCACCTTCGTCACTCTTCCCTTCCCTACTCCTCCACGAGGAGCGCTGCGATGACGCAGACCCACTCGGGAGCGGCTCAAGAGCCGCCGACCACGGAGCACGGCCCCACCGGAACCACCACCCAGGACGGCGGCACCCCGGCCGTCCGATCCACGACCGCCTTCGTCCTCATCCTCGTCGCGTTGCTGTGGCCGCTGGAGGTGCTCAGCCTCTCCTACAGCCTGCTGACGCCCGCGGTGACACAGATCGCGGTCCACTACCAGACCGATCAGGTCGGCTGGGTGTTCACCTCGCTGACCCTGGTCGGGGGCGTCGCCGGACCGGTGATGAGCAAGTTCGGCGACCTGTACGGCAAGAAGAAGGTGATGGTGGTGGGCGCGCTCGGCGCCGTCGTCGGCGGATTCATCGCCGCCCTCGCGCCGAACTTCCCCACCCTGCTGGCGGGACGCGCCCTCCAGGGCCTGATGCTGCCGCTGGCCACGCTCTCCTACTCGCTGATGCGCGACATCCTGCCCCAGCGCTGGATCGCGTTCGCCGCCAGTCTCACCGTCGGCGGCACGGGCGTCGTCACGATCAGCGCGCCCTTCATCGCCGGCTACTTCGTCGACCACCACGGCTTCCGCTCGGTCTTCTGGCTCCTGGCCATCCTGTCGGTCATCGCCTTCCTGGGGCTGCTCGCGGTCCCCGAGTCGACCGTGCGCTCGCGGTCCCGTCTCGACTGGACCGGCGTCGCCCTGCTGGGCGCGGGTGTGGGTCTGGTGCTCCTCGGCCTGAGCGAGGCGGCGACCTGGACCTGGTCCTCGCCGAAGACGCTCGGCTGCCTCATCGGCGGTCTCGTGCTCCTCCTGGTCTGGGTGGCCGTGGAGCGCAGGATCCGCGAGCCCCTCGTCGACCTGCGGCTGGTCTCCAAGCGCCCGGTCCTCACCACCATCGTCGTCGCAGGCCTCGCCTACGGGGCGGTGGGCGCGTACACGACCATCCTGCCGATGATGGCCATGACGCCCCGAGCCCTGGGCGGGGACTACGGCTTCGGGTCCACGGCGATGCAACTGACGCTGTTCACCGTTCCCGCGGGCATCGCGACCTGCGTGCCGAGTTTCATCGTCGGCCTCCGGATGCGCCGTATCGGCGCCCGGTTCCCGGCTGTCGCCGGATCACTGATCATGGCCCTGGCCGCCGCGTACACCGCCTTCTGGCACACCGAGAAGTGGCAGGTGCTCGTCGGCTTCACAGTCCTGGCGGCCGGCGCCAGCCTCGCCTTCGCAGCGGTGCCGAACCTCGTCATCGAGGCCGCGCCCGTCGAACAGCAGGCGATCACGGCGGGCATGACGGGCCTGTTGCAGACCCTGGGCTCGACTGCGGCGGTACAGATCGTGTACGTCATCCTGCTCCAGAACGTCGGTCAACTGGTCCGGGGCAGCCCGGTGTTCACCGGCGCCGGCTACACGGTGGCCTTCCTGGCCTGCGCGAGCTTCGCCCTGGTGGCCACGGTGGTCGGCGTGCTCGTCCCGCACGGCAGGCCGCAACCGGAACCCGTCGACTCCTGACCGCTCCCCACGCTGCCCTTGAGGGGCGGGCCCCGGATGCCACGGCGTCCGGGGCCCGCCTCCTTTGTCGGATCGAGCGGTACGGTGCCGCGGCCAGGGCAACCGAGCATGAGTATCGCCCCGCGAACCGTCGACCACGCGAAACGGTCCGCTCCCCCGCATGGGGAGAGCGGACCGCTGCCGTACTCAGGGGCGGCGCGTGCCCTTCACGAACCGGCCCATGGCGGCCCCCACCTCGGGGCGTTCCGCGGCCTCGGCGATGAACTCGGCCTCGCAGTCGAGGTGGTCGCGCAGTTCGTCGAGCCGGCCGGCCCGGACCAGCAGCTTGGCCCGCCCGAGGGCCCGCACCTGACCGGAGGCGAGGGCGCTCGCCAGCGCCCCGGCGACGGACGGCAGATCCGCGTCGTCGACGACGCGGTTGAACAGCCCCCACTGCTCGGCCTCCACCGCGCCGAGCACCCGGTTGGTGAACACCAGGTCCAGGGCCCGGCGTTCGCCCACGAGCCGGGGCAGGAACCAGGAGGCCCCGCAGTCGGGGGTGAGGCCGAGCGCCGTGTAGGCGAGGCGCAGCTTGGCGGAGCGTGCGGCCACCGCGAGGTCGGCGCCGAGCGAGAGCCCCACGCCTCCCCCGGCGACGGCTCCCTGGATGGCGGCGACGACCGGAACGGGCAGCGCGGCCAGCCCGAGCACGGCCGCGTGCGCGGCCTCGGCGACCCGCCTGACGTATCCGCCGACGGCACTTCCCTGCGCGGCGAAGGCCCTGAGGTCGCCACCGACGCTGAAGTGCGGGCCCTCGGCACGCAGCAATACCGCGCCCACACCTGAACGGTCGGGTTCGCCCGTCCAGGTCACGAGCTGTTCGACGGCGGCCCGCAAGGCCGTGACGAAGTCCAGGTCGAAGCCGTTGCCGGAGTCCCCGCAGGCCAGGACGAGGTGGACGACGGCGCCGTCCCGCTCCAGCCGCACCGGGGCGGTGAGCGGGACGGCGGGAGCCGGGACACGGGTCGTCATCGTGCGCCTCCCGCGCCCTGTGCCCGCTCCCGCTGCCGGGCGAGCTCCCGGCGGCCCAGGACCATGCGGTGCACCTCGTCGGGGCCGTCGGCGAAGCGCAGACCGCGTGCCTGCGCCCACAGCAGGGCCAGCGGCAGGTCCTGTGCCATGCCCGCCGCCCCGTGCGTCTGGATCGCACGGTCGACGACCCACTCGGCGGTCCGGGGCGCCGCGACCTTGATGGCGGAGATCTCTGTACGGGCTTCCCGTGCCCCCACCTCGTCGATGAGCCAGGCGGCCCGCAGCACCAGCAGGCGCAGCTGGTCGATGCGCACCCTCGCCTCGGCGATCCAGGCGAGGACCTCACCGTGCTCGGCCAGCGGGCGGCCGAACGCGGTGCGCTCCTCTGCGCGGGCGCACATCAGCTCCAGTGCCCGCTCGGCCATGCCGACCAGCCGCATGCAGTGGTGGATACGCCCTGGTCCGAGCCGTGCCTGAGCCAGTCGGGCACCCTCCCCCTCCCCGCCCAGCAGATGGGTCGCGGGCACCCGGACGTTGTCGAAGACCACCTCGCCGTGGCCGCCGTGAGCGGCGTCGGTGAAGCCGAAGACAGACAGTCCGCGCACCACCCGTACGCCCTCGGTGTCTGCGGGGACGAGGAAGATGCTCTGCCGGTCGCGCGGCGGGGCGTCCGGGTCGGTGACCGCGAGGACGACGAGCAGTGCGCACTCGGGGGCGAGGGCTCCGGTGGCCCACCACTTGCGGCCGTTCAGGACGTACTCGTCGCCCTCGCGCCGCGCGGTCAGGCGCATGGTGGAGGCGTCGGAGGAGGCCACTCCCGGCTCGGTCATGCAATAGGCGGACCGGATCCGGGCGTCCAGCAGGGGCTCCAGCCAGCGCTCGCGCTGCTCGTCCGTGGCGAACATCGACAGCAGTTCCATGTTGCCGGTGTCGGGGGCCGCGCAGTTGAGCGCCTCGGGGGCGACCTGGGGACTCCAGCCGGTGATCTCGGCGAGGGGCGCGTACTGGAGGTTGGACAGGCCCGCGCCCAGGGGCGAGTGCGGCAAGAAGAGGTTCCACAGTCCGCGGTCACGCGCCTCGGCACGGAGCTCCGCCATGACGGCCGGGCGGCCCCAGCCGGTGGCGGGAGCGCCGGGCACCTCGGCGTCGTCAGGGCCGAAGTGCGGTTCTGCGAAGTGGCGTTCGGCCGGGATGACACGGCTGCGCAGGAACTCGGCGAGGTTCTCGCGGAGTTCCTCGGTGCGCTTGTCGAAGGAGAAGTCCATGGTGTTCCGTTCGGATCGGCGGCGGGTCAGCCGTGGAGGTGAGCGAGGCCGCGCGCGACGAGTTCGGGCACCATCGGGCCGATCGACTCGAAGCCGTCGCCG
This genomic window contains:
- a CDS encoding MFS transporter; translated protein: MTQTHSGAAQEPPTTEHGPTGTTTQDGGTPAVRSTTAFVLILVALLWPLEVLSLSYSLLTPAVTQIAVHYQTDQVGWVFTSLTLVGGVAGPVMSKFGDLYGKKKVMVVGALGAVVGGFIAALAPNFPTLLAGRALQGLMLPLATLSYSLMRDILPQRWIAFAASLTVGGTGVVTISAPFIAGYFVDHHGFRSVFWLLAILSVIAFLGLLAVPESTVRSRSRLDWTGVALLGAGVGLVLLGLSEAATWTWSSPKTLGCLIGGLVLLLVWVAVERRIREPLVDLRLVSKRPVLTTIVVAGLAYGAVGAYTTILPMMAMTPRALGGDYGFGSTAMQLTLFTVPAGIATCVPSFIVGLRMRRIGARFPAVAGSLIMALAAAYTAFWHTEKWQVLVGFTVLAAGASLAFAAVPNLVIEAAPVEQQAITAGMTGLLQTLGSTAAVQIVYVILLQNVGQLVRGSPVFTGAGYTVAFLACASFALVATVVGVLVPHGRPQPEPVDS
- a CDS encoding enoyl-CoA hydratase/isomerase family protein, whose amino-acid sequence is MTTRVPAPAVPLTAPVRLERDGAVVHLVLACGDSGNGFDLDFVTALRAAVEQLVTWTGEPDRSGVGAVLLRAEGPHFSVGGDLRAFAAQGSAVGGYVRRVAEAAHAAVLGLAALPVPVVAAIQGAVAGGGVGLSLGADLAVAARSAKLRLAYTALGLTPDCGASWFLPRLVGERRALDLVFTNRVLGAVEAEQWGLFNRVVDDADLPSVAGALASALASGQVRALGRAKLLVRAGRLDELRDHLDCEAEFIAEAAERPEVGAAMGRFVKGTRRP
- a CDS encoding acyl-CoA dehydrogenase family protein, which produces MDFSFDKRTEELRENLAEFLRSRVIPAERHFAEPHFGPDDAEVPGAPATGWGRPAVMAELRAEARDRGLWNLFLPHSPLGAGLSNLQYAPLAEITGWSPQVAPEALNCAAPDTGNMELLSMFATDEQRERWLEPLLDARIRSAYCMTEPGVASSDASTMRLTARREGDEYVLNGRKWWATGALAPECALLVVLAVTDPDAPPRDRQSIFLVPADTEGVRVVRGLSVFGFTDAAHGGHGEVVFDNVRVPATHLLGGEGEGARLAQARLGPGRIHHCMRLVGMAERALELMCARAEERTAFGRPLAEHGEVLAWIAEARVRIDQLRLLVLRAAWLIDEVGAREARTEISAIKVAAPRTAEWVVDRAIQTHGAAGMAQDLPLALLWAQARGLRFADGPDEVHRMVLGRRELARQRERAQGAGGAR